The Mauremys reevesii isolate NIE-2019 linkage group 22, ASM1616193v1, whole genome shotgun sequence genomic interval taggagtccccccatccccatgcccAGCGCCCCACTTTCCAACCACTTCTCCCTCTGGGGTGAGATCAGGGCCTGGCACCCTGAGCCAGCCGGTCCCCTGGAGCCAGGCCAGCGCCCCCCAGGGGGGACAGGCCCcgaaccccattccctgcccccgagccagccagtccctgccctggggccggacccaggccagcgccccctagaggggaaaggccccacgtCCCAGTAGCCTGTTCGCATCCACCCCCCTTATCAGGCCTGGGGCCCCCTGTCCGACTGACTATAAATAACCCCCCCGGGGCCGGTTCCACCCCACTTTTGTAGCTGCTGTTTGACATCCACCTGAGcaactagtggaatggaaagtgtgttAACATCATCATATGCTATGACATCATCacctgttttgggtttttttccagacACGTAAGTATTTATTGAAAAATTCTACCTGGTCTGTAGTATTGAagattctaccatttccatctaaaaGGGATCAATGCCAGTCTCAGGATTTTTCTTTGTTcctaatatacatttttaaaaaaccacgGTATGGTCTTTAACTTTGCTTGCCATAGATGTCATCATGcatccctttgcttcccttatcaattttctacaatcccCAGTTTCTGATTTATATATATTACTATCCAttgcccctttcttccatttgttatttattatttttatagctcCCATTCAGCAGCGGGGAGAGATCGGCGTCAATCCCAATCCACTCAGGCAGGAAGACGGCCGCAGGCTTGAAGACCCGGAGGTAGGGGGAATCGGGGAGGGTGTAGTTGGCCAAGTAGATGGTCTCCCCCCCAGCCAGGTAACTGGCCCAGATGCCGAAGCTCCCGATGGTCATGATCGTGTGGTTGCAATGGACCAAGAGAGCGAAATCCCTCCCTGGCGACGACTCCTTCCCGTCCCCCGAGAAATACACGTCCCCCCGCGAGGCGTCGATGTTCTCCCGGCACCACTCCATCCCGTTGCTGGTCACCACGAAGACCGGCTCCTGGTACTTGGCCCGGAAGTAGCCCATGGCCTTCTCCAGGTAGGCCTTGTCCGCCACCACCCCCTTCCGGTCCTGGGGCATCACCCGGACGTAGTCCCCCCTCCGGACGTGGACGCCCACATAGGTCACGTTCCGGCGCTGCCTGCGCAGCCCGGCCAGGTACCGGTTGGCCTCCTCCTTGACGTGGTCGTGGAAGGAGAATTCCTGGAGGAGCTCCTGCCGGAGGTGGTGGTAGAAGGTCCAGGAGTAGGGGTAGCCCGTCAGTCGGATGTATTTCCCCTTGATGTGCCTGTACTCCTCCGACATCCAATTGTGGAGCTCGTAGTTCCTCCACGGGACGCTCCGGACCATGTCGCTGGAGAGCACGGGCAGGGTGATGCGGAAGAGCGGCGCCAGCTTCTCGTGCATCTCCGGGAGGATGTAGGCCTGGCGCCCGTTCATCTTGGCCAGGGCGTAGAGGGTGGCGTATTGACCCATCTGGTTCCCCAGGCGCCCGGCGGGGTTCACGGTCCACATGCCGCGCTCCGTGGcggggggtgtggtggggggcaggatgggagccatggctgggggctgccccatgGCATTGGAGGAGGGGAGCCTCTGTCCTCTGGCAGGGAACCAGCCCCTCCAGTAGACGATGATGGAGAAGGTCAtggtggccagcaggaagatggagAGCCGGAGGGGCGGCCAGAAGGGGACCCAGGAGACCGGGGATGCCATGGTGAGGTGAAGGGAAGGAGGTTCCggtctggggagagaggggggaggagcaggggatgaGCACAGGAGGGGTCTTCCAGGCCCGAGTCCTGCTGTTCCCAGGGTCCCAACTCACCTGCCTCTGCATCCCCCGATCttagccctgccggtgcccctcactcccgacccgcagccccctgctagccccaccctcccccttccagccctgccggtgcccctcactcccgacccgcagcccctgctggccccgcCCTGGCTTAGTGCAGGTGCTGAAGGTCAAGGCTGAGGGGGCAATTTCCGCTTTCTTTTCTGATCAAAGCAGAGGAAAAGCAAACACTAAAAATTCCTCCTTGGAGCCAGGACAATCCCTGGGGACCCAGTGACCTTGAGAAAGGTTGGGGgagtcccagccccactgctcccaccactagagcccactcccctcccagcgctggggagggaacccaggagtcctggctgcaagcccccggctctaaccactagaccccactcctctcccagagccggggagggaacccaggagtcctggctccaagcctgGCTAGTGTCTCGATCTTGTGTCTTCCAGCCAGTATATGAGTCTGCGCAGAACCAGGCCACGACCAGCCCACCTAGGGCAGGAAAAGGGTCGTGGGGGTCGAtcacaggggctgggagccaggactcctgggttctctccctggctctgggagggaagtggggtctagtggttacatcAGCCGGCCCCAGCCCCCCTTTTTCATTCCCTCCTTATGACCCCCCCATCCCAATGGCCCCCAGCTTAGGGCCCATTCCCGAGAcacaggggggcaggagggtccccACTGCCccgtctctcccccgccccctgggcgctgcccccgccccgcctgccGGGCCTCACCTGGCTGCAGGATCCAGCCCCAGGCCAGCGGCTTCCTCGGGTCCAGGCTGAGGTGACGGGTGGCGGCTGGGCCCGGGCTGGATGGGAGGGGACCCGCCTCGGGCTGGGGAGGGCCCGtgggtccctgcccccaggggtggGGACTAGGGAGAGGCCGGACGGAGCCGGGCGCCAGGGGTTGGCTCCCAGCCTCTGCactgccccccatgtccctccttaTGGGGCAGGGTCACGTAGCTGAAACCTGGAGCCCCCTGGGGAGCATgagcccccccagcaccgccctggGACCcccgactgccaggggagagcgccccctgctgcgccCCGAGCCTGCTCGTGACACGGGGCCCCCTGGTGGAGCTTGggagctctgcagggcagggacagcagctcctgtaccccccctgctctaaccactagcccccactcccctccccgctagaacccaggcgtcctgaatcccagctcccccacctgcccccaggggCTGTCGGGACAGACACAATCGCTTTTAGAAATATCTTTATTCCAaccatgtttttttccccctttaaaaggggattttctcccccatcccccaaaaaaCCCCCGACACAAATGCCCAgctgagctcctccccctcccgcaaggccccacccccagagggggggctgggaaccccctcaggccccaccctcccttccccagagcTTTGCACCCTGTGCCCCTAGCACCAATTCATCCCCCCCCATCCTGGGATCAGCTGTGGGGGTAGGTCGGGGGGGTGAGTCACCCCATATTTCCAGTCCCAACCCCTCCTCCACTGCAGAGCCCCCCCTCCCACCCggaagaacccaggtgtccggcaACCCTCTGCCTTGGCATGGCCAACCCTGAGCcccaagggggctgtggggagcaggggccgctgaattggggggggggaatctctcACCAGCACAAGCCACGTGGGAGTTTCAGGTCAGCTGGGCTGGAACAGGAGgttccccccaccctgtccgcAAAGCCCGGGCTCTGCAGGCCCcacggcgggggtggggggcagggaaagggggcgCTGCaccctggcagggggaggggggctgccggGATGCTTCAGAAATGGCttcgcctccctcccccagtgagGTAGGTGAGTGTGaaacccattttgcagatggggaaactgaggcacagaggtgacgCGACTGGACCCAGGTACAGCTGGGgttgggacccaggagtcctgcctcccaccccccacttccccctcctgTCCCACAACTGGAGTCTGActgcaggagtcctgactctcagccctcccccctcaaccactagaccctgctcccctcccacagctggagccagaacccaggagtcctggctccccatctTCTACTGCCCCCAGTGTCCTTTGGACCCAGTTCCCAGCCCCCCACTACAGAGAACCCTAAAGACTACGTCATGCaatcggggtggggggtgttcaGACCCCCCTTTAACCAGCCTGGGGtcacaccccccacctcccaagcCAGTAAGGGAGCAAGGAACACAAAGCTCTGGGGAGTGCTAGAAATTAATCCCTttggcccccccaccccagatcagcCCCCAGGATCAAAATCCACCAGCTGGGCCTCAGGACCGAAAGTTGATACGATCGCAAACGACCCCAGGAGCTTTCAATGGAGTCAGGCCAGGCTCCTTTttcggggggttggggggagccaCCTGCCCCCCCCATGGGGGAAAGTTTATCAAACACaattctcccctcaccccctgactccagcagctggggattgAGGGAGAAAAACCACAGAACTAGCACCAGacatggaggaggaggggagaggaacgGCCCCGGCCGCGGCCCCCCCAGGGTTAATCGGCCCTTGCTCCATTGGGGGCTGGCCCCACTGAGTCCAACGGGGCTCCGGCCCAgtgacactgggggggggggatctggccCTTCCAATCTAAACACAAGGGACGCCTCTGAGGTGAGGACGGGGGGATCAAACCAAACCCCTAACGGATCAACTAATGAACTCACCCCCCTGTACAGCCcgggggggaacccaggcgtcctgggcCAGGCAGCATCTGAACACCACCCTGTGCCCCGGCTGCAGGGCTGGCCTGCCGAGGGCTAAGGATGCTGGGGAGACGGGGGCCATGGGATTTTGGGTGCCCTGTGTGCAGCCTCCCAACTCTAGGGGGTGCATGGGGATGCCAGGCAGTGGGCTGGTGCCTCCCCAGGGCATCTGGCCCAGTCCCCACCGAAAGCCTGAGCCAGGGTCTGGGTGTTGTACACggctgggggcaggacagggcagacctgtgccccacggccggggggcaggcgggggggtaGGAGTCCCCCGATCCCCATGCCCAGCGCCCCACTTTCCAACCACTTCTCCCTCTGGGGTGAGATCAGGGCCTGGCACCCTGAGCCAGCCGGTCCCCTGGAGCCAGGCCAGCGCCCCCCAGGGGGGACAGGCCCcgaaccccattccctgcccccgagccagccagtccctgccctggggccagaccCAGGCCAgcgcccctagaggggaaaggccccacgtCCCAGTAGCCTGTTCGCATCCACCCCCCTTATCAGGCCTGGGGCCCCCTGTCCGACTGACTATAAATAACCCCCCCGGGGCCGGTTCCACCCCTGGCGGGGGAGGAGCTCCGGAGAAGCTCTGTCCAGTGGGGtaggtgggctgggggggggcagccaggtgaggagggagctgggccccTCCTGGCCCCAGAGCCTCAGGCCGACTCCTCGCTGGAGGCCACGGCGAGGGCGATAGAGCCGTGGCTCACCACCAGCCGCAGGCGTTGCGGGGGGGCGAAGGGGTGAAAGGTCACCGTCCGTTTGGGCTCCTCCTGCTCCGCCCGGCGCGGCCTCACTGGCTCCAGGCGGACGTGGGCGTAGAGCGAGAGCTTGGGGTCGTCTCTGCCCGGGGGCGCCTGGCTGGCCGGCCGCCGgcggctcggggtgggggggtggggcccgGCAGGGGGCGCCCCAGTGAATATCGCCCTTCCGTGTCCGccaagaagagaacccaggagtccgagctcctccctctctctgtaaTCACTTGCTCTTGGgccaggaggaagggaggggtggagcccaaccctggggggaatttacccccaccccccacgggATTGATAGACAGTTCAGCAGCCGTGACCCATTagcgccctccccccaccctggaagaacccaggcgtccggcctcCCTCTGCCTTGGCAGGGCCAaccctgtgggcagcaggggtggcTGAATCTGGGGGCGGCAGAGTGGGGGGGATCTCTCTGTCCATCACCAACACAAACGATATGGGAGGTTTGGGCCAGCGGCGGGAAggccactccccccaccccgcctgtcTGTAACGCCCAGGCTCTGTGGCTGGCGTGGGCCccgtgctggggtgggggaggccagGGGAAGGGAAACCGGCTCTAACCACTCGACCCGGCTGCCGAGCGACGGCCGATCCaccccagctgggagcccctccTCCAGGTTTTGTGGCCTCTGCAAACTTGATCTGTGAGGCTTGAATATTTTCTTCCGCGTCATTGACATGAACAAGCTCAGCGTCTAGAAATGCCCCCCGTCTCCCCGTCCCCCTGCCCCTCGATGGCACGTCTCCATGTGCAGGTACATTCTGAGAGCTGCCAGTTGGGCGGCTGCGACTCTGTTTAACACACTCATTTCCTGACGTTCCTGTTAATCAGTCACCAGCTCCCGCGCCTTCCCGACATCTACAGATGTGACACCAACCCTGTGACCTTCCTCCACCGACCGTGCGACCACAGCGACAGAGGCTAGCACGTTAGTGTGACGGGGTCTAGTTTCCATAATCCCACGCTGAGGAATTATGgcaccctcctttcattcttgaTCAATCGAGTCCCGTATCAGCCACCCCATTATCTTCCCCGGGATCGAGGTCAGGCTGACGGGCCCATAATTACTCGGGTCGTCCCATTTACCCGTTTTAAAACTTGCCACAATGTGAGCTTTCTtctggacctgccgcagggcaAAATCAACATAAAGTGTCGTTaattcctcagccagctcttttcaaACTCTTCCATGCATATTACTGCGCCCTGCTGATATTAAAATGACTCACTTTTGTAGCTGCTGTTTGACATCCACCTGAGcaactagtggaatggaaagtgtgttAACATCATCATATGCTATGACATCATCACCTGTttcggggttttttttttccagacacgTAAGTATTTATTGAAAAATTCTACCTGGTCTGCAGTATTGAagattctaccatttccatctaaaaGGGATCAATGCCAGTCTCAGGATtcttttttgttcctaatatacattttaaaaaaaccacggTATGGTCTTTAACTTTGCTTGCCATAGATGTCGTCATgcgtccctttgcttcccttatcaattttctacaatcccCAGTTTCTGATTTATATATATTACTATCCAttgcccctttcttccatttgttatttattatttttatagctcCCATTCAGCAGTGGGGAGAGATCGGCATCAATCCCAATCCACTCGGCCAGGTAGACGGCCGCAGGCTTGAAGACCCGGAGGAAGGGGGAATTGGGGAGAATGTAGTTGGCCAAATAGATGGTCTCCCCCCCAGCGAGATAACTGGCCCAGATGCCAAAGGTCCCGACGGTCATGATCGTGTGGTTGCAATGGACCAAGAGAGCAAAGTCCCTCCCCGGCGACGACTCCTTCCCGTCCCCCAAGAAATACACGTCCCCCCGCGAGGCGTCGATGTTCTCCCGGCACCACTCCATCCCGTTGCTGGTCACCACGAAGACCGGCTCCTGGTACTTGGCCCGGAAGTAGCCCATGGCCTTCTCCAGGTAGGCCTTGTCCGCCACCACCCCCTTTCGGACCTGGGTCAGCACCTGGATGTAATCCCCCCTCCGGACGTGGACGCCCACGTAGGTCACGTTCTGGCGCTGCCCTCGCAGCCCGGCCAGGTACCGGTTGGCCTCCTTCTTGACGTGGTCGTGGAAGGAGAATTCCTGGAGGATCTCCTGCCGGAGGTGGTGGTAGATGGTCCAGGAGCAGGGGTAGCCCGTGAGCCGGACGTATTTCCCCTTGATGTGCCTGTACTCCTCCGACATCCAATTGTGGATCCAATAATTCCTCCACGGGACGCTCCGCACCACATCGCTGGAGAGCACGGGCAGGGTGATGCGGAAGAGCGGCGCCAGCTTCTCGTGCATCTCCGGGAGGATGTAGGCCTGGCGCCCGTTCATCTTGGCCAGGGCGTAGAGGGTGGCGTATTGACCCATCTGGTTCCCCTGGCGCCCGTCGGAGTTCACGGTCCACATGCCGCGCCCCGTGGcggggggtgtggtggggggcaggatgggagccatggctgggggctgccccatgGCATTGGAGGAGGGGAGCCTCTGTCCACTGGCAGGGAACCAGCCCCTCCAGTGGAGGATGATGGAGAAGGTCAtgatggccagcaggaagatggagAGCCGGAGGGGCGGCCAGAAGGGGACCCAGGAGACCGGGGTTGCCATGGTGAGGTGAAGAGAAGGAGGTTCCggtctggggagagaggggggaggagcaggggatgaGCACAGGAGGGGTCTTCCAGGCCCGAGTCCTGCTGTTCCCAGGGTCCCAACTCAGCTGCCTCTGCATCCCCCGATCttagccctgccggtgcccctcactcccgacccgcagccccctgctagccccaccctcccccttccagccctgccggtgcccctcactcccgacccgcagcccctgctggccccgcCCTGGCTTAGTGCAGGTGCTGAAGGTCAAGGCTGAGGGGGCAATTTCCGCTTTCTTTTCTGATCAAAGCAGAGGAAAAGCAAACACTAAAAATTCCTCCTTGGAGCCAGGACAATCCCTGGGGACCCAGTGACCTTGACAAAGGTTGGGGgagtcccagccccactgctcccaccactagagcccactcccctcccagcgccggggagagaacccaggagtcctggctcccagactcccctgctctaaccactagaccccactcctctcccagagccggggagggaacccaggagtcctggctccaagcctgGCTAGTGTCTCGATCTTGTGTCTTCCAGCCAGTATAAGAGTCTGCGCAGAACCAGGCCACGACCAGCCCACCTAGGGCGGAAAATGGGTCATGGGGGTCGAtcacaggggctgggagccagaactcctgggttctctccctggctctgggagggaagtggggtctagtggttacatcAGCCGGCCCCAGCCCCCCTTTTTCATTCCCTCCTTATGACCCCCCCCTCCCAATGGCCCCCAGCTTAGGGCCCATTCCCGAGACACAGGGGGACAGGAGGGTCCCCACTGCCccgtctctcccccgccccctgggcgctgcccccgccccgcctgccGGGCCTCACCTGGCTGCAGGATCCAGCCCCAGGCCAGCGGCTTCCTCGGGTCCAGGCTGAGGTGACGGGTGGTGGCTGGGCCCGGGCTGGATGGGAGGGGACCcgcctggggctggggagggcccgtggttccctgcccccaggggtggGGACTAGGGAGAGGCCGGACGGAGCCGGGCGCCAGGGGTTGGCTCCCAGCCTCTGCactgccccccatgtccctccttaTGGGGCAGGGTCACGTAGCTGAAACCTGGAGCCCCCTGGGGAGCATgagcccccccagcaccgccctggGACCcccgactgccaggggagagcgccccctgctgcgccCCGAGCCTGCTGGTGACACGGGGCCCCCTGGTGGAGCTTGggagctctgcagggcagggacagcagctcctgcaccccccctgctctaaccactagcccccactcccctccccgctagaacccaggcgtcctgcctcccagctcccccacctgcccccaggggCTGTCGGGACAGACACAATCGCTGTTAGAAAAATCTTTATTCCAaccatgtttttttccccttaaaaagGGGAttttctcccccatcccaaaaaaaacccctgacACAAACGCCCAgctgagctcctccccctcccgcgaggccccacccccagagggggggctgggaaccccctcaggccccaccctcccttccccagagcTTTGCACCCTGTGCCCCTAGCACCAATTCATCCCCCCCATCCAGGGATCAGCTGTGGGGGTAGGTCGGGGGGGTGAGTCACCCCATATTTCCAGTCCCAACCCCTCCTCCACTGCAGAGCCCCCCCCTGCCGCCCggaagaacccaggtgtccggcaACCCTCTGCCTTGGCAGGGCCAACCCTGAGCCCCaagggggtgtggggagcaggggcggctgaATTGGGTGGGGGAATCTCTCACCAGCACAAGCCACGTGGGAGTTTCAGGTCAGCTGGGCTGGAACAGGAGgttccccccaccctgtccgcAAAGCCTGGGCTCTGTAGGCCCcacggcgggggtggggggcagggaagtggggggctgcaccctggcgggggggggctgcctggATGCTTCAGAAATGGCTTCGCCTCCCTCCCCTAGTGAGGTAGGTGAGTGTGaaacccattttgcagatggggaaactgaggcacagaggtgatgTGACTGGACCCcggagtcctgcctcccaccccccactttcccctcccaccccactcctgtcccACAACTGGAGTCTGactgcaggagtcctggctctccgccctcccccctcaaccactagaccctgctcccctcccacagctggagcccgaacccaggagtcctggctccccatctTCTACTGCCCCCACTGTCCATTGGACCCAGTTCCCAGCCCCCCACTACAGAGAACCCTAAAGACTACGTCATGcaatcggggtggggggtggtcagACCCCCCTGTAACCAGCCTGGGgtcacccccccccacctcgcCAGCCAGTAAGGGAGCAAGGAACACAAAGCTCTGGGAGTGCTAGAAATTAATCCCtttgcacccccccccaccccagatcagcCCCCAGGATCAAAACCCACCAGCTGGGCCTCAGGACCGAAAATTGATGCGATCACAAACGACCCCAGGAGCTTTCAATGGAGT includes:
- the LOC120388308 gene encoding galactoside alpha-(1,2)-fucosyltransferase 2-like; this encodes MATPVSWVPFWPPLRLSIFLLAIMTFSIILHWRGWFPASGQRLPSSNAMGQPPAMAPILPPTTPPATGRGMWTVNSDGRQGNQMGQYATLYALAKMNGRQAYILPEMHEKLAPLFRITLPVLSSDVVRSVPWRNYWIHNWMSEEYRHIKGKYVRLTGYPCSWTIYHHLRQEILQEFSFHDHVKKEANRYLAGLRGQRQNVTYVGVHVRRGDYIQVLTQVRKGVVADKAYLEKAMGYFRAKYQEPVFVVTSNGMEWCRENIDASRGDVYFLGDGKESSPGRDFALLVHCNHTIMTVGTFGIWASYLAGGETIYLANYILPNSPFLRVFKPAAVYLAEWIGIDADLSPLLNGSYKNNK
- the KMT5C gene encoding histone-lysine N-methyltransferase KMT5C, with amino-acid sequence MTRKKIFKPHRSSLQRPQNLEEGLPAGVDRPSLGSRVEWAIFTGAPPAGPHPPTPSRRRPASQAPPGRDDPKLSLYAHVRLEPVRPRRAEQEEPKRTVTFHPFAPPQRLRLVVSHGSIALAVASSEESA
- the LOC120388309 gene encoding galactoside alpha-(1,2)-fucosyltransferase 2-like, whose translation is MASPVSWVPFWPPLRLSIFLLATMTFSIIVYWRGWFPARGQRLPSSNAMGQPPAMAPILPPTTPPATERGMWTVNPAGRLGNQMGQYATLYALAKMNGRQAYILPEMHEKLAPLFRITLPVLSSDMVRSVPWRNYELHNWMSEEYRHIKGKYIRLTGYPYSWTFYHHLRQELLQEFSFHDHVKEEANRYLAGLRRQRRNVTYVGVHVRRGDYVRVMPQDRKGVVADKAYLEKAMGYFRAKYQEPVFVVTSNGMEWCRENIDASRGDVYFSGDGKESSPGRDFALLVHCNHTIMTIGSFGIWASYLAGGETIYLANYTLPDSPYLRVFKPAAVFLPEWIGIDADLSPLLNGSYKNNK